Proteins encoded together in one Triticum dicoccoides isolate Atlit2015 ecotype Zavitan chromosome 7B, WEW_v2.0, whole genome shotgun sequence window:
- the LOC119340897 gene encoding cytochrome P450 89A2-like, which yields MVLLLCIVVLPVVLLLVISSRQHGKCYIGGSPLPPGPPWPRLPLLGNLLYRCPTTASLFDALRRLHADYGPVVTLWAGSKPAIFIAGREAAHRTLARNGATFAHRPPSWSFGLNGHGVNSAQYGGRWSLLRRNLSSHLAGAPLAVALQSSLSRLVSSLERAAAAAENHVVVPSEILRHAVFSFFASLCFGEGAAEDVLRQLRGVHAEILSLVVELGAFHLMPALLEIACYLPRCRKLSNAQKRHRATVMALISARQQRNRDGVGPGRRRCYVDTLMELRLRDEEMVGLCWEFMNAAAKTTSTALEWIMARLVLHQDVQRKLREDIARRGEGDENCTTNGERRSPFLEAVVLEALRRHPPAHYLLAHTTHKDVYLDGYVLPKGSVVNYGVADIGRDATSWTNPDEFLPERFMEGGEGYGVSVTAGSGSGEGSMKMMPFGSGRRACPGAAVALTVLKSFVENLVTRFEWTPVGAVDMEEKPGLVTEMRTPLRTCLVVRPHVQPTM from the exons ATGGTCCTACTCCTGTGCATCGTGGTCCTTCCGGTCGTGCTCCTCCTCGTAATATCCTCCAGGCAGCACGGGAAATGCTACATCGGTGGCAGTCCGCTCCCTCCCGGGCCACCATGGCCACGGCTCCCACTTCTCGGGAACCTCCTGTACCGCTGCCCCACAACCGCCTCCCTCTTCGATGCGCTTCGGCGCCTCCACGCGGACTACGGCCCCGTCGTCACCCTCTGGGCGGGCAGCAAGCCGGCCATCTTCATCGCCGGCCGTGAAGCCGCGCACCGCACCCTTGCCCGCAATGGGGCCACCTTCGCGCACCGTCCGCCATCGTGGTCCTTCGGGCTTAACGGCCACGGCGTCAACAGCGCTCAGTACGGCGGCCGCTGGAGCCTCCTCCGGCGCAACCTCAGCTCGCACCTTGCAGGGGCGCCTCTCGCTGTCGCACTACAATCTTCCCTCAGCAGGCTTGTCTCGAGCCTCGAGCgtgcggccgcggcggcggagaaCCACGTCGTTGTGCCATCCGAAATACTCCGACACGCCGTGTTCTCCTTCTTCGCCTCGCTTTGCTTCGGCGAGGGGGCGGCGGAGGACGTGCTCAGGCAGCTACGGGGAGTCCACGCCGAGATCCTGTCCCTCGTCGTTGAGCTCGGCGCGTTCCACCTCATGCCCGCCCTGCTCGAGATCGCGTGCTACTTGCCTAGGTGCCGGAAGTTATCCAACGCCCAGAAGAGGCACCGTGCTACTGTCATGGCTCTCATCAGTGCTCGCCAACAGCGAAACAGAGATGGGGTCGGCCCAGGGCGGCGCCGGTGCTACGTCGACACGCTCATGGAGTTAAGGCTCCGAGACGAGGAGATGGTGGGCCTGTGCTGGGAGTTCATGAACGCTGCCGCCAAGACCACTTCCACGGCACTCGAGTGGATCATGGCGCGTCTTGTGCTCCACCAG GATGTACAACGAAAGTTACGGGAAGACATCGCTAGGAGAGGTGAAGGCGATGAAAACTGTACGACAAATGGCGAGCGACGGAGCCCGTTCCTGGAGGCCGTGGTGCTCGAAGCGCTGCGTCGCCACCCCCCGGCGCACTACCTGCTGGcgcacacgacgcacaaggacgtctaccTCGATGGCTACGTGCTACCCAAGGGCTCCGTCGTCAACTACGGCGTGGCTGATATCGGACGCGACGCGACGTCGTGGACGAACCCCGACGAGTTCTTGCCTGAACGGTTCATGGAGGGCGGAGAAGGATACGGCGTTTCTGTTACCGCCGGCAGCGGGAGCGGCGAGGGGTCGATGAAGATGATGCCTTTCGGCAGCGGGCGGAGGGCGTGCCCTGGCGCCGCTGTCGCTCTGACGGTGCTCAAATCCTTCGTCGAGAATCTGGTCACGAGGTTCGAGTGGACACCGGTTGGAGCAGTGGACATGGAAGAGAAACCCGGGCTTGTCACCGAGATGAGGACGCCGTTACGCACTTGTTTGGTCGTGAGACCGCATGTACAGCCGACTATGTAA